The Anaerobranca gottschalkii DSM 13577 genome contains the following window.
CCTGTAAGGGCGACAATTAAAACAGTAGTACCTCCCCCAATGTATTCTGCTACCCTAAATAAAAGGTATAGTTCTACTAACGGAACTAAGGTGAACAGTAAAATTAATTTTGCCATTTTTTCACCACCTCGACTTTATAAAAAATGCTGGGTACACAATTCCCCAGCATTTTCTTTTTATTTTACTGTAGCATGACCTCTGTATACTAAACCCCTTTGAGGATCAACTGTTACTTCTTCTCCATCTTTTAACAATGATGTAGCACCACTGGCTCCTACAACAACTGGGATACCTTTAGAAAGTCCTACAATTGCCGTTGTAGATGTAAGTCCAGCTTCTTCAGCGACAATAGCTTTAATTCCTTCTAAATTAGGCACTAAATCACTGTCAGTAGCGTTTGTCACTAAAATATCTCCTTGACCTTTTTTATTAATTAATTCTTTTGCAGTTTTAGCTACAATAACTTTTCCTTGAACAGAATTATTACCAATTCCTGTTCCTTTTACAATTACATCTCCCACAACATGAACTTTTAGAAGATTAGTAGTTCCAGCAATACCAACAGGTACTCCAGCAGTTATAACAACTAAGTCTCCGTCTTTAATATAACCCTGTTCTAGTGAAGTTCTAATAGCTTCTGCTATCATATCATCAGTGTTATCTGTTTGCTGGCCTAATACAGGGAATACTCCCCAAGATAAAACTAATTTTCTTACAACCCTTTCATCGGGAGTTACTGCAATAATTGGGCATTTTGGTCTATACTTGGATACCATTTTAGCAGTAAACCCTGATTGGGTAGAAGTGATTATTGCGGAAGCTCCTAAACTTTGGGCAGTATTACATGTTGCACTACTGATAGAATCTGTAATAGAAGCTTTAGGAGTAAAAGTCTTTTTACCTAAAATCTCTTCATATCTTACAGCTTGTTCTGCCCTTTCAGCAATTTGTGCCATTGTTTTTACTGCTTCTTCAGGGTACTTACCAGCTGCCGTTTCCCCTGAAAGCATAATAGCATCGGTTCCATCAAAAATAGCATTAGCAACGTCACTAGCTTCTGCCCTAGTTGGTCTTGGATTTCTAATCATAGAATCAAGCATTTGGGTTGCAGTGATTACAGGTTTACCAGCTTTATTACATTTTTCTATCATTAATTTTTGAGCTAATGGCACTTCTTCAACGGGAATTTCTACACCTAAATCTCCCCTTGCAACCATTAAACCATCACTTACTTTTAGTATTTCATCTAGATTATCTAATCCTTCTTGGTTTTCAATTTTAGAAATAATATGGATATCACTATTGTTTTCTTCTAAAACCCTACGAATAGCTAAAACATCGGAAGCTTTTCTGATGAAAGAAGCGGCGATAAAGTCAACTCCCTGTTCAATTCCAAACTTAATATCATTTAAGTCTTTTTCAGACATTGCTGGTAGAGAAACGGAAACTCCAGGAACATTTACCCCTTTTTTATCACTTAAAGGACCGCCATTTAATACTTTACATTTAATATCTGTATTAGTAGTTTCTAGAACTTCTAAAGCAATTAAACCGTCATCTAATAAAATACGATCACCTTTCTTTACATCTTTAGGTAGCCCTTCGTATGTAATAGCTACTTTAGTTTGGTCACCTAAAATATCTTCTGTTGTTAAAGTGAAGATATCTCCTTCATTTAATTGGATTTTTCCTTGGGCAAATTTCTTAACCCTTATTTCAGGTCCTTTTGTATCTAATAAAATTGCGACGTTTTTATTTAATTCCTTTGCTACTTGACGTATAGTAGCAATTCTCTTCCCATGTTCTTCATAATCGCCATGGGAAAAATTTAACCTTGCAACATTCATACCAGCTAAAATTAGTTTTTTCAACATTTCTGGTGATTCACTGGCAGGCCCAATTGTGCATACAATCTTTGTTCTTCTCATAATTTTCCTCCTTAAATTGAAAGTACTTTTGCTAATTCATACATCTCTTTGTCAAGGGTATGTTTTTGTTTTAAAGCTTCATCAATATCTGTGGCTACAATTTTATTGTTAACAATCCCCACCATTTTTCCACCTTCATTAGCCATTAACAAATCTACAGCTTTAGCAGCTAAACGGCTGGCTAGAATTCTATCAAAGGATGTTGGTGATCCTCCCCTTTGAATATGCCCTAAAACGATAACCCTAGTATCAAAGCCAGTTCTTTCTTCAATTATTTTACCTATTTCAAAGCCACTGGCAACACCTTCAGCTACCACAATGATACTGTGGAGTTTACCCCTTTTTTGACCTTGTAAAAGTCTATGGATTACCACATCTAAGTTAGTCTCAATTTCTGGGATTAAAATAGATTCTGCTCCACCAGCTAAACCCGCTGCCAAAGCGATATCTCCTGCATCACGGCCCATTACTTCTACAACAAAGGTTCTTTCATGGGATGTAGCAGTATCTCTTATTTTGTTAATAGCATCAATGGCAGTATTAACTGCAGTATCAAAACCAATACAATAATCTGTGCATGGAATGTCATTATCAATGGTTCCTGGAATACCAATGGTAGGAATCCCTAGATTAGATAAGGCTTTAGCGCCCATAAAAGAACCATCTCCACCAATTACAATGATTCCATCGATTCCTTTGGCCTTTAAAAGTTCCGCTGCTTCTTGCTGAACTTTAGGATTTTTGAATTCTGGGCATCTAGCAGTTCTTAAAATTGTTCCTCCTCTGTGAATAATATCTGCCACTGAACTCAATTCCATTCGCTCAAATTCTCCACTTATCAAACCAGCATATCCTCTTTTAATTCCGTAAACCTCTAAACCGTGGAAAATACCTTTTCTAACCACTGCTCTAACAGCAGCATTCATACCTGGTGCATCGCCACCACTGGTCATTACTGCTATCCTTTTCATTATTCTTACCTCCTTATCCCCTGGACATTTTTTGTCCCATAGGGACTAAAATGTTTCTTTTTATATTTTAGCATTTATATTAAGAAGTTCAAGTACTTTTAGATAATATGTGATAAAAATTCCACCACATCTGGCGCTTCAGAGCTAGGAACCAAAATCTCAACTTGCCCTTTCTTATTTTTTGATAATTCCCTCAGTTGAACCATGAACCCTTCTTGGGAAAGCTTATCCTTTATTTTCTCTGCTAATATCTCATCTTTAGCTATATATACTACTTTCCACACTGCAATATTTCCACCTTTCATCTTTCATTATTTTTTACTATTATCTTTTATTATAAACCTATTACTTATTTTACTATAACCTTTTAATACTTCACTACTTTATTTTATCTTTTCCAAGATGGCTTGTTAATATCTCTCCTTTTTCTGATAGTGTCAACTTTTTATAGGATATTTATAAATTGAT
Protein-coding sequences here:
- the pfkA gene encoding 6-phosphofructokinase, translated to MKRIAVMTSGGDAPGMNAAVRAVVRKGIFHGLEVYGIKRGYAGLISGEFERMELSSVADIIHRGGTILRTARCPEFKNPKVQQEAAELLKAKGIDGIIVIGGDGSFMGAKALSNLGIPTIGIPGTIDNDIPCTDYCIGFDTAVNTAIDAINKIRDTATSHERTFVVEVMGRDAGDIALAAGLAGGAESILIPEIETNLDVVIHRLLQGQKRGKLHSIIVVAEGVASGFEIGKIIEERTGFDTRVIVLGHIQRGGSPTSFDRILASRLAAKAVDLLMANEGGKMVGIVNNKIVATDIDEALKQKHTLDKEMYELAKVLSI
- the pyk gene encoding pyruvate kinase, encoding MRRTKIVCTIGPASESPEMLKKLILAGMNVARLNFSHGDYEEHGKRIATIRQVAKELNKNVAILLDTKGPEIRVKKFAQGKIQLNEGDIFTLTTEDILGDQTKVAITYEGLPKDVKKGDRILLDDGLIALEVLETTNTDIKCKVLNGGPLSDKKGVNVPGVSVSLPAMSEKDLNDIKFGIEQGVDFIAASFIRKASDVLAIRRVLEENNSDIHIISKIENQEGLDNLDEILKVSDGLMVARGDLGVEIPVEEVPLAQKLMIEKCNKAGKPVITATQMLDSMIRNPRPTRAEASDVANAIFDGTDAIMLSGETAAGKYPEEAVKTMAQIAERAEQAVRYEEILGKKTFTPKASITDSISSATCNTAQSLGASAIITSTQSGFTAKMVSKYRPKCPIIAVTPDERVVRKLVLSWGVFPVLGQQTDNTDDMIAEAIRTSLEQGYIKDGDLVVITAGVPVGIAGTTNLLKVHVVGDVIVKGTGIGNNSVQGKVIVAKTAKELINKKGQGDILVTNATDSDLVPNLEGIKAIVAEEAGLTSTTAIVGLSKGIPVVVGASGATSLLKDGEEVTVDPQRGLVYRGHATVK